Within Mongoliitalea daihaiensis, the genomic segment TCTCCTTCTGTTTTTTTAATTGCTACCATATTTTCTGGCTTTATTTTTAGGGTGAAGATTTTCCTTTTAATTATAATCACAGCTTATAAAATGAAGCTGTACCTTAAGCGTTGTGTCATTAAGACAACCAGTTGACCAAAAGAACCTGCTGTATAAAACTTTATTTAAAGGCACTACAATAAACTAAGTAAAATATAGTGTTCAAATACAGCTGTTTGCAAATAAATATTTGATTCGGTTATAAAGAAATAAACAAATATTATAAATTGCAAATAAATATAAAAGAAAATTATAATGAGTCCTCAACTACCATTAAGGGTTTTTATCACTGATAACATTTTCAGGGAGTTCCCAACCTCTCCAATGAGCGTTTATTTTACTTCTGAGGCCGTAATGAAAAGGCAGTATCCTTATTTGAGGATTAATTATCTTTATAACCTCACAGATTATTGGGAAAACCCAAGAGGTGAAATTATGGTGAAGCTTTTAGAGCTTGATCACTATATTAGGTTTGCTCCGGGTGGAGTAGTCCTTAGTAACTTTATTGTACAAAACTGACATGAAAAATAGATTTATCGAAAAAGAGGATTTAGACAGAATGCTCAACAATGGCTTGTCTGTTTATGAACACTTTCTCGGTGAAGTGCAGCTGGGAAAGAAAATCATATCACCTATTAGACCCGAACAGGATCCAAGCTTTTCCATTTATGTCCATAGAAAAAGAGGACAGTACTGGTGGAAAGACAACGGGGTTGACAAGTTTGGAGATTACTTCGATTTTATTTCAGAAGTAACTGGGTGTACCTTCAAAGAAGCAGTAGACTATTGCAAGACAAACATCTTGAACATTGGTCAAAAGAAACCTGACTTTTCAAGGCTTAATGATCTTGCCCTGCAAATAGCGATGCAGACCGAAGTAAAAAAGGTGGTACAGCAGAAAGCTATGATCATTCCTGAGTTTAGAAAATGGAACCAAGAGGATGAAGATTACTTTCAGAGTACCATTGGAATGTCTTGTCAGGATATGCAAAATGCTTGGTACCTTCCAGTGTCAAGTGTGAGAGTGATTTCTAAAGGTAAAGATTACATAATTAGAGAAAGGAAAGATTCTCCTATCTATGTGATTCGGTTCCCTTCCGGTAACTTCAAGGTATATCGTCCAAAAGAACCATCCCAAAGAAAATGGATTTCCAATGTTGAAAAGGAACTTGATTTCTACATGCTCGAAGAATGTAAAGGAGGGGAAGTGGTATTCATACAATCGGGAAACCGTGATTGTGCTGCCATTAGAAAGCATACGGGAATTGACAGCTTTGCGCTTAACTCAGAAAGTGCAGAACTACCAT encodes:
- a CDS encoding toprim domain-containing protein, producing the protein MKNRFIEKEDLDRMLNNGLSVYEHFLGEVQLGKKIISPIRPEQDPSFSIYVHRKRGQYWWKDNGVDKFGDYFDFISEVTGCTFKEAVDYCKTNILNIGQKKPDFSRLNDLALQIAMQTEVKKVVQQKAMIIPEFRKWNQEDEDYFQSTIGMSCQDMQNAWYLPVSSVRVISKGKDYIIRERKDSPIYVIRFPSGNFKVYRPKEPSQRKWISNVEKELDFYMLEECKGGEVVFIQSGNRDCAAIRKHTGIDSFALNSESAELPSAVFLALKARYKKVYVLYDNDKAGTKGADKLYFMFGIPALNYAYKEFGVNDFCELLENKKDKLDEFILFLYAEI